Proteins from one Pseudobdellovibrionaceae bacterium genomic window:
- a CDS encoding FHA domain-containing protein has translation MSKFQTVCLIQTGVAEEVSSRIYESFPISIGRSSETAIGIADPGISRMHAELRLKKGQIWVVDMGSANGTFVNGERIEAQTPVLCNPDDLIELGTHRIPLRLQVFEKAFERKQIADANISSEEKNRILGLLDAAHAEIKRIGEVFQANQAQAQALTEEKIANQLREAQEKADEIIRSAQLDSENIRQVARAQHDSVVGAAAGDAQATVDQMIREATEQSEMIANSIIDQGEAKLAAITEARRQEFETMMSEGRAQLAELRRQDEERAEQAALIAAEEIEARRTEILRVAEEKATATLGAAVAESERVKSQTEAIYQAEVDRGMRVVAEHKLRTEEEMSARVEQSQVMLKNAVEKSAELIGNAERTSKAQLEDAEMKSTAMLKVSREDSTRLLEKTQKEILEQFSVHQNDMQRLRQQTEADLEETTANLKSLKEAVDIVTSELTELEEKLGSTREALQRTTASLTAKESEEVAIDKKRAAAEKQVGDLEARREKLSAEFAELQKRHGDVAAVINSKQEEWDAKQARLEAEFAQQQAKTRDEVAAYREREMGIVDKLKLEELEALAVTRSEEAAKIDNHRAEVVSELLKVTEGHFLAKLRPVLPSSFDWRTVSDPLHAEMKDELERLVYDISRRERAPVEEVQLTANQQRLLKRTKQTGLAVGLALVLLLLIPGTRGILLDAVGLGSGASAADKYAHEMQVERERRWQPEKTRAWKESYTDSVLFTEGYVQMKLDSQSQEKWIRELHSYLYGKLRVDEDSIIKIVSLEAALIANLNEQAGQIHPDYVAEKTARMRETEAEALVEIKKLLGKERNVEKFQKFSQDYYYNEYLLRLPANETPESPPESP, from the coding sequence ATGTCGAAGTTCCAGACCGTTTGCCTTATTCAAACCGGTGTCGCCGAAGAGGTGAGCTCTCGTATTTACGAGAGCTTTCCTATTTCTATCGGTCGCTCCAGCGAGACGGCGATCGGAATCGCGGATCCCGGCATCAGCCGGATGCATGCGGAACTTCGCCTGAAGAAAGGGCAAATCTGGGTCGTCGACATGGGATCGGCGAACGGCACTTTCGTGAACGGGGAGCGGATCGAAGCGCAGACGCCGGTGTTGTGCAATCCCGACGATCTGATCGAGCTGGGTACGCATCGTATCCCGCTCCGTCTACAGGTTTTCGAGAAGGCTTTTGAACGCAAACAAATCGCGGATGCGAACATTTCAAGCGAAGAGAAGAACCGCATCCTTGGCCTACTGGATGCCGCCCATGCGGAAATCAAACGCATCGGGGAGGTCTTCCAGGCGAATCAGGCGCAAGCCCAAGCGCTGACGGAAGAAAAGATCGCCAATCAATTACGAGAGGCGCAAGAGAAGGCCGACGAAATCATCCGCTCGGCACAACTGGACAGCGAAAATATCCGTCAGGTGGCGCGCGCGCAGCATGACTCCGTGGTCGGCGCGGCGGCGGGGGATGCGCAGGCGACCGTTGACCAAATGATTCGCGAGGCGACGGAGCAATCCGAAATGATCGCCAACAGCATCATCGACCAAGGCGAGGCGAAGCTGGCGGCCATCACCGAAGCCCGTCGCCAGGAATTTGAAACCATGATGAGCGAAGGCCGCGCGCAACTGGCGGAGTTACGTCGCCAGGACGAGGAGCGCGCGGAACAAGCGGCCCTCATCGCCGCCGAAGAAATCGAAGCGCGTCGGACCGAGATCCTGCGCGTCGCCGAAGAAAAGGCCACGGCGACTCTCGGTGCCGCGGTCGCGGAATCCGAGCGCGTGAAATCGCAAACCGAAGCCATTTACCAAGCCGAAGTCGATCGCGGGATGCGCGTCGTGGCCGAGCATAAGCTACGCACCGAAGAGGAGATGTCCGCCCGGGTCGAGCAATCGCAGGTCATGCTCAAGAATGCGGTCGAGAAGTCCGCCGAGCTCATCGGCAATGCCGAGCGAACCTCGAAGGCTCAGCTCGAAGACGCCGAAATGAAGTCGACCGCGATGCTGAAGGTCTCGCGTGAGGATTCGACGCGGCTTTTGGAGAAAACACAGAAAGAGATTCTTGAGCAGTTCAGCGTTCACCAGAACGATATGCAGCGACTGCGTCAGCAGACCGAGGCAGACCTTGAAGAAACCACGGCCAACTTGAAATCTTTGAAAGAGGCCGTCGACATCGTGACCTCGGAGCTGACAGAGCTTGAAGAGAAACTTGGAAGCACGCGCGAAGCGCTACAACGGACGACGGCTTCGCTGACCGCCAAAGAGTCCGAAGAAGTCGCCATCGACAAGAAACGGGCCGCGGCCGAAAAGCAGGTGGGCGATCTCGAAGCACGTCGGGAAAAGCTGAGCGCGGAGTTCGCCGAACTTCAGAAGCGCCACGGCGATGTGGCGGCGGTCATCAATTCTAAACAGGAAGAGTGGGACGCGAAGCAGGCCCGCTTGGAAGCAGAATTCGCGCAGCAGCAAGCTAAAACGCGGGACGAGGTCGCGGCCTACCGCGAACGCGAGATGGGCATCGTCGACAAGCTGAAACTGGAAGAGCTCGAAGCCCTGGCCGTCACTCGGAGTGAAGAGGCGGCGAAGATCGACAATCACCGGGCCGAAGTCGTTTCCGAGCTTCTGAAAGTCACCGAGGGGCACTTCCTGGCGAAGTTGCGCCCCGTGCTCCCGAGCTCGTTTGACTGGCGTACGGTTTCGGATCCGCTGCACGCCGAGATGAAGGATGAGCTGGAACGCTTGGTTTACGACATTTCCCGTCGTGAGCGTGCGCCCGTGGAAGAAGTTCAGCTGACGGCGAATCAGCAGCGCCTCTTGAAGCGTACGAAGCAAACCGGTCTGGCGGTGGGTCTGGCTTTGGTTTTACTACTGCTGATTCCGGGAACGCGCGGGATTTTGCTCGATGCGGTTGGCCTGGGATCGGGTGCATCGGCGGCCGACAAATACGCGCACGAGATGCAGGTCGAACGCGAGCGCCGCTGGCAGCCCGAAAAAACGCGTGCGTGGAAAGAGTCCTACACCGACTCGGTCCTGTTCACGGAAGGTTACGTGCAGATGAAGCTCGACTCCCAAAGCCAAGAGAAGTGGATTCGTGAGCTGCACTCTTATCTTTACGGCAAGTTACGGGTCGACGAAGACTCGATCATCAAGATCGTTTCGCTCGAAGCGGCCCTGATCGCGAATCTTAACGAGCAAGCGGGGCAAATTCACCCCGATTACGTGGCGGAAAAGACGGCCCGCATGCGCGAAACCGAAGCCGAAGCCCTCGTCGAGATCAAGAAGCTGCTGGGCAAAGAGCGAAACGTCGAAAAGTTCCAGAAGTTCTCGCAAGATTACTACTACAACGAATACTTGCTGCGTCTGCCCGCGAACGAAACGCCGGAATCGCCGCCAGAGTCGCCGTGA
- a CDS encoding metallophosphoesterase — translation MRLRSLLIPLVIITTFLGVLHWFIFTMATWEMSEKPVSLIVFMIVGWLLIPTSLLLSMTSLSHRLLPLIMAGYTWLGTFAIAIFFSFVQSVFVIAGAEMYPGWMLFVTPLIASWALRINWTGPKINKHALEGPEFMRGLRVVQISDLHVGHTILGEKWLARVVDRIEALRPDIVAVTGDLADGHFDTTSPMLAPLARVTARKFYVTGNHEYIRGGSWEVRLEELGFECLHNTNAVIEREGGALLIAGVPDRGVGRFSRGSLESAPDRALSTSVTVGYRMLLAHEPSSVFDVKTERCDLLLAGHTHGGQIFPFSLLVKLQQPVTAGFKTVNGIRVFAHQGTGFWGPPMRWFTSSEIVEFTWK, via the coding sequence TTCGCTGATCGTGTTTATGATCGTCGGTTGGCTCTTAATTCCGACCTCTCTTCTTTTAAGTATGACGTCGCTGTCCCATCGGCTGCTGCCACTCATCATGGCGGGATACACCTGGCTGGGAACGTTCGCGATCGCGATCTTTTTCTCGTTCGTACAAAGCGTGTTCGTGATCGCGGGCGCCGAGATGTATCCGGGTTGGATGTTGTTCGTGACTCCACTCATCGCCTCGTGGGCATTGCGGATCAACTGGACGGGACCGAAAATCAATAAACACGCGCTTGAAGGTCCCGAGTTCATGCGCGGGCTGCGGGTCGTCCAGATTTCGGATCTGCACGTGGGTCATACGATCCTCGGTGAAAAATGGCTCGCACGCGTCGTCGACCGGATCGAGGCCCTGCGTCCCGATATCGTCGCGGTCACGGGCGACCTCGCCGATGGACACTTCGACACGACCTCGCCGATGCTGGCGCCACTGGCGCGCGTGACCGCACGCAAGTTCTACGTCACGGGAAATCACGAATACATCCGCGGCGGCAGCTGGGAAGTGCGGCTGGAAGAACTGGGTTTCGAATGCCTGCACAACACGAACGCGGTCATCGAACGCGAAGGCGGAGCGCTCCTGATCGCGGGCGTCCCCGATCGCGGCGTGGGCCGCTTCTCGCGGGGAAGCCTCGAGTCAGCGCCCGACCGCGCGCTGTCGACCTCGGTGACCGTCGGTTACCGTATGCTCCTGGCGCACGAACCGTCGAGCGTCTTCGACGTGAAGACGGAACGCTGCGACCTGCTGTTGGCGGGGCACACGCATGGCGGACAGATCTTTCCGTTCAGCTTGCTGGTGAAATTACAGCAGCCCGTGACGGCGGGTTTCAAGACGGTGAACGGCATTCGCGTTTTCGCGCATCAAGGCACGGGCTTTTGGGGGCCGCCGATGCGCTGGTTCACCAGCAGCGAGATCGTCGAATTCACTTGGAAGTAG
- a CDS encoding DUF2200 domain-containing protein, translating to MKTDDNNHRIYKMSFAKVYPAYVAKAERKGRTRAEVDAIIRWLTGYTPAGFKKQLQSEVDFETFFGKAPKMNPKTSLIHGVVCGVRVEDIKHPLMRKIRYLDKLVDELAAGKTMDYILRKSTSK from the coding sequence ATGAAAACGGACGACAACAATCACCGCATCTACAAAATGAGCTTCGCCAAAGTCTATCCGGCCTACGTCGCGAAGGCGGAGCGTAAAGGGCGTACGAGAGCCGAGGTCGACGCGATTATCCGGTGGCTGACGGGTTACACTCCGGCCGGTTTCAAGAAACAGCTTCAAAGCGAAGTCGATTTCGAGACGTTTTTCGGGAAAGCACCGAAAATGAATCCGAAAACGTCGTTGATCCACGGCGTGGTTTGCGGAGTTCGCGTCGAGGACATCAAACATCCCCTCATGCGCAAGATCCGCTACCTGGACAAGCTTGTGGACGAACTGGCCGCCGGTAAAACGATGGATTACATCTTGCGCAAATCTACTTCCAAGTGA